One Hordeum vulgare subsp. vulgare chromosome 4H, MorexV3_pseudomolecules_assembly, whole genome shotgun sequence DNA window includes the following coding sequences:
- the LOC123451047 gene encoding ACD11 homolog protein translates to MMAFRGQRPAQSEQMCDAAAAVVAARQGMEQPLTAVAEAFEELARGMEADGGELRLAPFGDTCALVSVLFNSLGIAFKFAESEYVTKVNDLIGASREYATLNDILDKDVENDSVKKQGSHSRNLRRVRLGLGLIKALFEQFLATEGGSLYDAATTAYGQVCAPFHSWAIRKAVGAGMYTLPSREQLIMRLNETDCSVQKEMRRYIDASSPIIVYIDNLFLSRNIVLDW, encoded by the exons atgaTGGCGTTCAGGGGGCAGAGGCCGGCGCAGTCGGAGCAGATGTGCGACGCGGCGGCGGCCGTGGTGGCGGCGCGGCAGGGCATGGAGCAGCCGCTCACGGCCGTGGCCGAGGCGTTCGAGGAGCTGGCGCGCGGGATGGAGGCCGACGGCGGGGAGCTCCGCCTCGCCCCCTTCGGCGACACCTGCGCCCTCGTCTCCGTCCTCTTCAACTCCCTCGGCATCGCCTTCAAGTTCGCCGAGAGCGAGTACGTCACCAAG GTGAACGACCTCATCGGGGCATCGAGGGAGTACGCGACGCTCAACGACATCCTGGACAAGGACGTGGAGAACGACTCGGTCAAGAAGCAGGGCAGCCATTCCCGGAACCTGCGCAGGGTCCGGCTCGGCCTCGGCCTCATCAAGGCCCTCTTCGAGCAGTTCCTCGCAACCGA GGGCGGCTCGTTGTATGATGCCGCGACGACGGCCTACGGCCAGGTCTGCGCCCCGTTCCATAGCTGGGCAATCCGGAAGGCGGTTGGTGCCGGGATGTACACTCTCCCCAGCAGAGAACAGTTGATAATGAGGCTCAACGAAACTG ATTGCTCTGTGCAGAAGGAGATGAGGAGATACATCGACGCTTCTAGTCCGATTATAGTGTACATCGATAACCTGTTCCTGTCTAGGAACATTGTCCTAGATTGGTGA